The genomic interval AGCACCCAAACGCCGTGCTGCCAGACTGAATAATCCACTACCTGAACCAATATCCAGGAATGATTTTCCTTCCAAATCTTCAACATTCAACATAATTTTTAATGATCTTTTCGCTTCGAGAATTCTATCTTCATTTATGCAAGCAAAAAAATGCCGCCAGTTCTTGCCAAACTCAAAACGTTCCCCCTTTTTTATTTCCATCGAGTGATCATCCATACCTTCTATTCTCCTTTTACACAACCAGCCAATAACTCTTCCCACATGCCCATGATCTTTTCCATTCCGAATCTCTCAAGAACTTCTGGCGCCCTCGATGCCAGACGTTTATACAATGCCTCATCCGTCATCAATTGACCCATGGCTGCTGCCATTGCATTTACATCTTCCGGTGGTACTAACAAACCATCTATACCATCACGGATAATTTCCCGAGGCCCGGAAGGACAAGCAAAACTTACTACGGGTAGTCCACAGGCCATGGCCTCAAGTAAGGCATTAGGAAACCCCTCGTAACGGGAAGATAAAACAAACATATTCGCTTGACGTAAAAGCTGCATAGGATTATTTACTCGTCCAGGCAAAGAAACAAGCCCTGCAATCCCCAACTCATTGGCAAGTTGTATCAAGGTATCCCGATCTTTCCCGTCACCAAAAATAAAAAGATGCCAATTGTGATGGGACTGTGCTATCCTGGCAAAGGCATGTAAAAGCAAGTCAAAACCCTTTTGCGCAGTTAACCTGCCCATTGCAACTATGATTTGCTTAGACTTCGCATTTCCCCCAAAAGCAGTATCTGATTGTTCGAGATTTGTTTTTTCATTTACGTTACTAATTGGGTTAGGTATTACAAACGTAGTCCCCTTTTTAACAATTTCTTCTATCCATTGTCTTGCCTTGTTAGACTGAACAACAATTGCATCTGCCCATGGATAGGTTGCATTGCGTAGCAAAGACCAGGTACGCCCACAATCATGGTAAGCGGGGTCTATCCTCTCTGAAATAATAACCTTCAAACCCAGTCCACGGGTCGCCAACAAGGTCATTATATTCATCCTGTCCACAAAACTAATCACAATATCAGGCTTTGACGATTTTATTGCACGACGTAATTTTATAAGACGAATTATATTATTCCTTATAGCTGCAAACGGATTGCTAGATTCACCCATCCGCCCCAGTGCAACACGTTTTACATCAAGGCGAAGTTTGTAAAAATCAGAGGCAGTAGAATCAAGCGTAATGAGTGAAATCTCCCAATTTTTTTGGGCCCAATAATTAGCCATTGTTGATATAACACGCTCTGCACCGCCGGAAGATAAAGAAGAAATAACAAGGGTTATACGCATGGTTTGTTAGCTATAGATACTATATTTTCGTTGCTACCATGAATGCCCATAAAACAAAGAAGTATCTTGAAAAGAACCTGGGCCTGGGCCTTCCCCTTCCAGTTAAGCGTTGACCAAGTAATAAAAGGCCGCTCAAACACCTCTTCTACTTTAAAATATTTGGCAAGAAGTGTTTGTACCTAAATCCTGCAAACGATTTTCGCAATGCGAAAATCAGTATTTTCCACTACCAAGATTGGCAAAAAGCGATAACAGATATCCGTTTTTTAGCAATTGTGGTAGCGCTATTGTACTACTTTAAACAAAAAGACATGGGAAATTGTCGGAAACGTGCTCTCTGATGCAATGAAAATCAAGATAGGGATGTACTGTCTCCATCTGCGGTATACTTACCACTCTCAAAAGACTAAAAAAACGAAATACAACGTCGGTTTTCTACTGAAAAA from Candidatus Kuenenia stuttgartiensis carries:
- a CDS encoding glycosyltransferase family 4 protein, encoding MRITLVISSLSSGGAERVISTMANYWAQKNWEISLITLDSTASDFYKLRLDVKRVALGRMGESSNPFAAIRNNIIRLIKLRRAIKSSKPDIVISFVDRMNIMTLLATRGLGLKVIISERIDPAYHDCGRTWSLLRNATYPWADAIVVQSNKARQWIEEIVKKGTTFVIPNPISNVNEKTNLEQSDTAFGGNAKSKQIIVAMGRLTAQKGFDLLLHAFARIAQSHHNWHLFIFGDGKDRDTLIQLANELGIAGLVSLPGRVNNPMQLLRQANMFVLSSRYEGFPNALLEAMACGLPVVSFACPSGPREIIRDGIDGLLVPPEDVNAMAAAMGQLMTDEALYKRLASRAPEVLERFGMEKIMGMWEELLAGCVKGE